In a genomic window of Penaeus chinensis breed Huanghai No. 1 chromosome 30, ASM1920278v2, whole genome shotgun sequence:
- the LOC125041430 gene encoding transmembrane 7 superfamily member 3-like yields MYERDLSERKYWDSLIATSTLEDIRAKAVRVSVRKNNDTAELLGHWFVSYSGVGAVVSVIVSYNNSGGALYSAAVSYGCDFIGAEEYRCTKLVNPLAKLFCASLPFIGGLLLLVGHRWLNFTMFTSGFLFSWCFLFMLCAQDTHSNIDALGLGTLVGALLGGILWLIAWHRFQRPFHSSLLLIIMNVIFVGMVVTYFLRYAIVPSSTNLAAFVVFPIFFAIVIIAYSIVDIKKVHIFSCTFLGSYAIVVPFAFYFGSSLTYIVINVIALDTVAHYSEAIGFPPFEVCDIILLCLWVVLFVVGMAYQLSRERSGPPFHPPSLASWRATQKMANFVFDKVFACLPMDPDPGGAGIEDQPTWRLRLSYCFRLVRQKVSCRRHDETESGYESFQRVRSMSQSGDEPDPEFSVPLFTRIKERVDEWIESIRSRFRREDEELLQQTEVSPERSEDEEQLQDVSVSCCNFRKSQVVLDDAYTNSNAEQET; encoded by the exons GTCTCCGTCAGGAAGAACAACGACACGGCGGAGCTGCTGGGCCACTGGTTCGTGTCGTACTCGGGCGTCGGGGCGGTGGTGAGCGTCATCGTGTCCTACAACAACTCCGGCGGCGCCCTCTACTCCGCCGCCGTGTCCTACGGCTGTGACTTCATCGGCGCCGAGGAGTACCGCTGCACCAAGCTGG TGAATCCCTTGGCCAAGCTGTTCTGTGCGTCGCTGCCCTTCATTGGCGGCCTCCTCCTGTTGGTGGGGCATCGCTGGCTGAACTTCACCATGTTCACGTCGGGATTCCTGTTCAGCTGGTGCTTCTTGTTCATGCTGTGCGCTCAGGACACCCACAGCAACATTGATG CCCTGGGGTTAGGGACTCTGGTGGGAGCCCTGCTGGGAGGTATCCTGTGGCTGATCGCCTGGCACCGCTTCCAGAggcccttccactcctccctgcTGCTCATCATCATGAACGTCATCTTTGTTGGCATGGTTGTGACTTACTTCCTGAGGT ATGCCATCGTCCCGAGCTCCACAAACTTGGCGGCCTTTGTAGTGTTCCCCATTTTCTTTGCCATCGTCATCATTGCCTACTCCATCGTTGACATCAAGAAG GTGCACATATTCTCATGTACATTCCTAGGTTCTTATGCAATAGTGGTCCCATTTGCATTTTACTTTGGATCATCCCTGACTTACATTGTAATAAATGTGATTGCTCTGGACACTGTGGCGCACTACTCAGAGGCAATCGGTTTCCCTCCATTTGAAGTCTGTg ATATCATCTTACTCTGCCTGTGGGTCGTCCTCTTTGTCGTGGGCATGGCTTACCAGCTGTCCCGCGAGCGCTCAggaccccccttccaccctccaagTCTGGCGTCCTGGAGAGCCACCCAGAAGATGGCTAACTTTGTCTTTGATAAGGTCTTCGCCTGCTTGCCTATGGACCCTGACCCTGGAGGGGCAGGCATTGAGGACCAGCCTACGTGGAGGCTCAGGCTGAGCTACTGCTTCAGGTTGGTGCGGCAGAAGGTCTCCTGCAGGAGGCACGACGAGACAGAATCGGGCTACGAAAGCTTCCAGAGAGTGCGGTCCATGTCTCAGAGCGGCGACGAACCTGATCCAGAGTTTTCCGTGCCGCTGTTCacaaggataaaggagagggttGATGAGTGGATTGAGAGTATCCGTTCGCGCTtcaggagagaggacgaggaattGCTGCAGCAGACAGAGGTTTCACCGGAGAGGAGTGAGGATGAGGAGCAGCTGCAGGACGTGTCCGTTTCGTGCTGCAATTTTCGGAAGAGTCAGGTGGTCCTCGACGATGCTTACACTAACAGTAATGCCGAACAAGAGACGTGA